A part of Primulina eburnea isolate SZY01 chromosome 10, ASM2296580v1, whole genome shotgun sequence genomic DNA contains:
- the LOC140842361 gene encoding argininosuccinate lyase, chloroplastic-like isoform X2, protein MDSEEVKLWEVRFGDSVNDTVEKLTESISIDKDLLKNDIGLITEDEKNSILKGLNEIEGQIERGKIVWRTDREDVHMNIEAAVTDLVGEPEKKRHTARSRNNQICTDFRHWCRVAIDNIVMRAKHLQLALKNEGLRLIVPAYTHLQRAQPVLLQHLFVAFFEQLARDAGRLLDCRKGMSFFPLGACALAGTGLPVDRFMNSGALGFIAPVRNRPSEDNVEGSSGGGTGLSSEDNVEGSSGGGTGLSSEDNVEGSSGGGTGLSSEDNDEGSGGRGREGNGIWSRTLAGVGLVMGGVVGLYLVYKTHHAIEREIVGAIRDWKEAGFPALVNIKIEKVGFKFSIY, encoded by the exons ATGGATTCCGAGGAAGTCAAGCTGTGGGAAGTACGATTTGGGGACAGCGTCAACGACACTGTAGAGAAATTAACGGAGTCGATCTCCATCGACAAAGACCTTCTCAAGAATGACATT GGATTGATTACTGAAGACGAAAAGAATAGCATTTTGAAAGGTCTTAATGAGATTGAGGGGCAGATTGAGAGAGGAAAGATTGTGTGGAGGACCGACAGAGAGGATGTCCACATGAACATCGAAGCAGCGGTTACTGACTTGGTTGGTGAACCTGAAAAGAAACGTCACACTGCTCGCAGCAGAAACAATCAAATTTGCACTGACTTTCGCCACTGGTGTCGCGTTGCAATTGATAATATTGTAATGCGTGCTAAGCACCTTCAG CTGGCTTTGAAAAATGAGGGACTGAGACTGATAGTTCCTGCTTATACTCATTTGCAACGGGCACAACCTGTTTTACTGCAACATCTTTTTGTAGCATTTTTCGAGCAG CTTGCACGAGATGCAGGCCGTTTGCTGGACTGTCGAAAGGGAATGAGTTTTTTCCCCCTGGGTGCATGTGCATTAGCTGGTACTGGCCTGCCCGTGGATAGATTTATGAATTCTGGGGCTCTGGGTTTCATTGCCCCCGTGAGAAACAG GCCAAGCGAAGACAACGTTGAAGGATCAAGCGGAGGAGGGACTGGTCTGTCAAGCGAAGACAACGTTGAAGGATCAAGCGGAGGAGGGACTGGTCTGTCAAGCGAAGACAACGTTGAAGGATCAAGCGGAGGAGGGACGGGTCTGTCAAGCGAAGACAACGATGAAGGATCAGGTGGAAGAGGGAGAGAAGGGAATGGCATATGGAGCAGAACACTTGCCGGAGTTGGTCTGGTTATGGGAGGTGTGGTAGGCTTGTATTTGGTTTACAAAACTCATCATGCTATTGAGAGAGAAATTGTGGGAGCTATAAGAGACTGGAAAGAAGCAGGATTTCCGGCTTTGGTCAACATTAAAATTGAGAAAGTGGGCTttaagttcagcatttattgA
- the LOC140842361 gene encoding argininosuccinate lyase, chloroplastic-like isoform X3, whose translation MDSEEVKLWEVRFGDSVNDTVEKLTESISIDKDLLKNDIVSSREHASMLFLQGLITEDEKNSILKGLNEIEGQIERGKIVWRTDREDVHMNIEAAVTDLVGEPEKKRHTARSRNNQICTDFRHWCRVAIDNIVMRAKHLQLALKNEGLRLIVPAYTHLQRAQPVLLQHLFVAFFEQLARDAGRLLDCRKGMSFFPLGACALAGTGLPVDRFMNSGALGFIAPVRNRPSEDNVEGSSGGGTGLSSEDNVEGSSGGGTEGNGIWSRTLAGVGLVMGGVVGLYLVYKTHHAIEREIVGAIRDWKEAGFPALVNIKIEKVGFKFSIY comes from the exons ATGGATTCCGAGGAAGTCAAGCTGTGGGAAGTACGATTTGGGGACAGCGTCAACGACACTGTAGAGAAATTAACGGAGTCGATCTCCATCGACAAAGACCTTCTCAAGAATGACATTGTGAGCAGCCGTGAGCACGCGTCAATGCTTTTTCTTCAG GGATTGATTACTGAAGACGAAAAGAATAGCATTTTGAAAGGTCTTAATGAGATTGAGGGGCAGATTGAGAGAGGAAAGATTGTGTGGAGGACCGACAGAGAGGATGTCCACATGAACATCGAAGCAGCGGTTACTGACTTGGTTGGTGAACCTGAAAAGAAACGTCACACTGCTCGCAGCAGAAACAATCAAATTTGCACTGACTTTCGCCACTGGTGTCGCGTTGCAATTGATAATATTGTAATGCGTGCTAAGCACCTTCAG CTGGCTTTGAAAAATGAGGGACTGAGACTGATAGTTCCTGCTTATACTCATTTGCAACGGGCACAACCTGTTTTACTGCAACATCTTTTTGTAGCATTTTTCGAGCAG CTTGCACGAGATGCAGGCCGTTTGCTGGACTGTCGAAAGGGAATGAGTTTTTTCCCCCTGGGTGCATGTGCATTAGCTGGTACTGGCCTGCCCGTGGATAGATTTATGAATTCTGGGGCTCTGGGTTTCATTGCCCCCGTGAGAAACAG GCCAAGCGAAGACAACGTTGAAGGATCAAGCGGAGGAGGGACTGGTCTGTCAAGCGAAGACAACGTTGAAGGATCAAGCGGAGGAGGGACTG AAGGGAATGGCATATGGAGCAGAACACTTGCCGGAGTTGGTCTGGTTATGGGAGGTGTGGTAGGCTTGTATTTGGTTTACAAAACTCATCATGCTATTGAGAGAGAAATTGTGGGAGCTATAAGAGACTGGAAAGAAGCAGGATTTCCGGCTTTGGTCAACATTAAAATTGAGAAAGTGGGCTttaagttcagcatttattgA
- the LOC140842361 gene encoding argininosuccinate lyase, chloroplastic-like isoform X1: protein MDSEEVKLWEVRFGDSVNDTVEKLTESISIDKDLLKNDIVSSREHASMLFLQGLITEDEKNSILKGLNEIEGQIERGKIVWRTDREDVHMNIEAAVTDLVGEPEKKRHTARSRNNQICTDFRHWCRVAIDNIVMRAKHLQLALKNEGLRLIVPAYTHLQRAQPVLLQHLFVAFFEQLARDAGRLLDCRKGMSFFPLGACALAGTGLPVDRFMNSGALGFIAPVRNRPSEDNVEGSSGGGTGLSSEDNVEGSSGGGTGLSSEDNVEGSSGGGTGLSSEDNDEGSGGRGREGNGIWSRTLAGVGLVMGGVVGLYLVYKTHHAIEREIVGAIRDWKEAGFPALVNIKIEKVGFKFSIY, encoded by the exons ATGGATTCCGAGGAAGTCAAGCTGTGGGAAGTACGATTTGGGGACAGCGTCAACGACACTGTAGAGAAATTAACGGAGTCGATCTCCATCGACAAAGACCTTCTCAAGAATGACATTGTGAGCAGCCGTGAGCACGCGTCAATGCTTTTTCTTCAG GGATTGATTACTGAAGACGAAAAGAATAGCATTTTGAAAGGTCTTAATGAGATTGAGGGGCAGATTGAGAGAGGAAAGATTGTGTGGAGGACCGACAGAGAGGATGTCCACATGAACATCGAAGCAGCGGTTACTGACTTGGTTGGTGAACCTGAAAAGAAACGTCACACTGCTCGCAGCAGAAACAATCAAATTTGCACTGACTTTCGCCACTGGTGTCGCGTTGCAATTGATAATATTGTAATGCGTGCTAAGCACCTTCAG CTGGCTTTGAAAAATGAGGGACTGAGACTGATAGTTCCTGCTTATACTCATTTGCAACGGGCACAACCTGTTTTACTGCAACATCTTTTTGTAGCATTTTTCGAGCAG CTTGCACGAGATGCAGGCCGTTTGCTGGACTGTCGAAAGGGAATGAGTTTTTTCCCCCTGGGTGCATGTGCATTAGCTGGTACTGGCCTGCCCGTGGATAGATTTATGAATTCTGGGGCTCTGGGTTTCATTGCCCCCGTGAGAAACAG GCCAAGCGAAGACAACGTTGAAGGATCAAGCGGAGGAGGGACTGGTCTGTCAAGCGAAGACAACGTTGAAGGATCAAGCGGAGGAGGGACTGGTCTGTCAAGCGAAGACAACGTTGAAGGATCAAGCGGAGGAGGGACGGGTCTGTCAAGCGAAGACAACGATGAAGGATCAGGTGGAAGAGGGAGAGAAGGGAATGGCATATGGAGCAGAACACTTGCCGGAGTTGGTCTGGTTATGGGAGGTGTGGTAGGCTTGTATTTGGTTTACAAAACTCATCATGCTATTGAGAGAGAAATTGTGGGAGCTATAAGAGACTGGAAAGAAGCAGGATTTCCGGCTTTGGTCAACATTAAAATTGAGAAAGTGGGCTttaagttcagcatttattgA
- the LOC140842361 gene encoding argininosuccinate lyase, chloroplastic-like isoform X4 encodes MDSEEVKLWEVRFGDSVNDTVEKLTESISIDKDLLKNDIVSSREHASMLFLQGLITEDEKNSILKGLNEIEGQIERGKIVWRTDREDVHMNIEAAVTDLVGEPEKKRHTARSRNNQICTDFRHWCRVAIDNIVMRAKHLQLALKNEGLRLIVPAYTHLQRAQPVLLQHLFVAFFEQLARDAGRLLDCRKGMSFFPLGACALAGTGLPVDRFMNSGALGFIAPVRNRPSEDNVEGSSGGGTGLSSEDNDEGSGGRGREGNGIWSRTLAGVGLVMGGVVGLYLVYKTHHAIEREIVGAIRDWKEAGFPALVNIKIEKVGFKFSIY; translated from the exons ATGGATTCCGAGGAAGTCAAGCTGTGGGAAGTACGATTTGGGGACAGCGTCAACGACACTGTAGAGAAATTAACGGAGTCGATCTCCATCGACAAAGACCTTCTCAAGAATGACATTGTGAGCAGCCGTGAGCACGCGTCAATGCTTTTTCTTCAG GGATTGATTACTGAAGACGAAAAGAATAGCATTTTGAAAGGTCTTAATGAGATTGAGGGGCAGATTGAGAGAGGAAAGATTGTGTGGAGGACCGACAGAGAGGATGTCCACATGAACATCGAAGCAGCGGTTACTGACTTGGTTGGTGAACCTGAAAAGAAACGTCACACTGCTCGCAGCAGAAACAATCAAATTTGCACTGACTTTCGCCACTGGTGTCGCGTTGCAATTGATAATATTGTAATGCGTGCTAAGCACCTTCAG CTGGCTTTGAAAAATGAGGGACTGAGACTGATAGTTCCTGCTTATACTCATTTGCAACGGGCACAACCTGTTTTACTGCAACATCTTTTTGTAGCATTTTTCGAGCAG CTTGCACGAGATGCAGGCCGTTTGCTGGACTGTCGAAAGGGAATGAGTTTTTTCCCCCTGGGTGCATGTGCATTAGCTGGTACTGGCCTGCCCGTGGATAGATTTATGAATTCTGGGGCTCTGGGTTTCATTGCCCCCGTGAGAAACAG GCCAAGCGAAGACAACGTTGAAGGATCAAGCGGAGGAGGGACTGGTCTGTCAAGCGAAGACAACG ATGAAGGATCAGGTGGAAGAGGGAGAGAAGGGAATGGCATATGGAGCAGAACACTTGCCGGAGTTGGTCTGGTTATGGGAGGTGTGGTAGGCTTGTATTTGGTTTACAAAACTCATCATGCTATTGAGAGAGAAATTGTGGGAGCTATAAGAGACTGGAAAGAAGCAGGATTTCCGGCTTTGGTCAACATTAAAATTGAGAAAGTGGGCTttaagttcagcatttattgA